The Flavobacterium psychrotrophum region AAGTTATAAAAATTGATGGCTACCAGGCTGCCTTTGGCGACTACCTTGTGCGCTGGCTTTTCAGGATAGGTGAAGTTACCCCGCCAATGAGCATCATCGGACTTATAGCAATGATAATAAATAAAGATGACCGCCGCCTGGGCGATATTGCAGCGGGTACGGCCGTGATATCTTTAAAAAGCGATGTTACCATTAACCATACCATACTAAGGGAAATAGATAGTAATTACATACCTGTGTATCCGATGGTGATAAAACTTACAGATAATGATATGCGCATTATTAAGGAAACCTATGACTCCAGCTATCGCCAGGCCGACTTTGAGATGATGGAAAAGCTTAAAAATAAAATAGAGACAGTTACAGGTATAAAATCGGTTAGCCAGAGTGCTACTACATTTGTAGATACAGTGCTTAAAGACTACAATTACTACACCCAAAATATGTAGGTAAAAACTTTAAAAGTATGGTTTGTTGGCAATAGGCTGTTGTTGTGTATGCATATACTTTTAATGCAGATTAAGCAGGGGCTTTTAACTTAAAATTAGAAATAAAATTCGCAGATTAGCCGTTACAAAATGTACCTTTGTAGCGGTTAATTAATTTATAAAATACATTTACAGGCATGAAATATATACTGGTTATCGCGTTTTGGCTTACGCTGTCTTTACCTGCTTTTGCGCAGGACTATAAAAAGCACACGGTAGAAAAAGGCGAAACGGTTTTGAGCATCAGCAAAAAATATAAGATAACACCTTATGATATTTACCGCCTTAACCCCGATGCTAAAAACGGGCTTAAAACAGATACTGTTTTATTGATACCTAATAATCCGGTTAAGCCCTTACCTGCAGGAGCCGAGGTAAAAGCAAAGCCCACTAAAGTTACAAATACCGTGCATACCGTAGTGGCGGGCGAAACCCTTTTTAGCGTTGCTAAAAAATATGGCGTTAGCGTTGCCGATCTTGAAAAAGCCAATGCTGGGCAAACAGCCGGAGGCTTAAAAACAGGGCAGGAGCTTATTATACCTGTTAAGGGCAGCGGTGTAGCCGCACAAGCAAAAGTGGCGGAGAAGCAAATTGCCAAAAAGCAGGAAACTGCTTATATGTACCATACGGTAGAAGCAGGGGAAACAAAATTTGGGATTGCCAAAAAATTTGGCATGACGGTGCAGCTTATTGAGGAACTAAACCCAGAGGTAAAAGATACGTTGCCATTAGGCTTTAGGCTTAAGCTTGCAAAAAATGAGGTAATAGCCGAGTCTAAAGTAGCCGAGCCGGCAGAAGTAGCAAAACCGGTAGCTGCAAGTACAGGTTATAAAACATATACCGTGCAGCCAAAAGAAACACTTTACAGCCTTACAAAAAGTACCGGCCTTACCGAAGATGAGCTAACAGCCCTTAATCCTGAACTTAAAGGCGGACTTAAGGAGGGTATGGAAATTAAACTTCCTGCTGGGCTAAACATAGCGGTGGCTGTGCCCGGTAAAATAAATAATCTAAACGCAACGCTAAATAAAGATACTCCTAAAAAACTGGCACTTTTACTGCCATTTAATATGAGCAGTATTGAGAAAGACACGGTGCGCAGTAAAAAACTCCGTACAGATAAGTTGCTTAACCTTACCCTCGATTTTTATGCCGGTGCCCTCGTGGCTATCGACTCTGCAAGGGCTATGGGTTTGCCTGTTAATGTAAGTATACTTGATGCTAAAGAGACTACAAAAACATCTGATGT contains the following coding sequences:
- a CDS encoding LysM peptidoglycan-binding domain-containing protein, with translation MKYILVIAFWLTLSLPAFAQDYKKHTVEKGETVLSISKKYKITPYDIYRLNPDAKNGLKTDTVLLIPNNPVKPLPAGAEVKAKPTKVTNTVHTVVAGETLFSVAKKYGVSVADLEKANAGQTAGGLKTGQELIIPVKGSGVAAQAKVAEKQIAKKQETAYMYHTVEAGETKFGIAKKFGMTVQLIEELNPEVKDTLPLGFRLKLAKNEVIAESKVAEPAEVAKPVAASTGYKTYTVQPKETLYSLTKSTGLTEDELTALNPELKGGLKEGMEIKLPAGLNIAVAVPGKINNLNATLNKDTPKKLALLLPFNMSSIEKDTVRSKKLRTDKLLNLTLDFYAGALVAIDSARAMGLPVNVSILDAKETTKTSDVAGLKSSLTGTDAIIGPFFQNNAESAAALFPNAVVISPLAKEAGHTYPNLYYSIPSDEAMRTALFDYVKGKNGNVVVITDSKKASARSFIKTNYPEFRMLEGAITGDGIRALLVKGKTNYVVLDTETLSNITGTLKLLDEATVEYNIQMAIPDKTDKYDHDEVSLPRLMKLKLLYPSITRDDQSAQTALFAKVFREKNGYNPTPYATRGFDITFDTLLRLFQPEGLKDAMATKTSVQVENKFIYLPQNGGNFNNGVFIMQYNDGLTVTEAQ
- a CDS encoding RDD family protein, encoding MSQLSITTTQNVNINFNTANPGERALAYIIDAVIIYAYYLVVFEVIFPLTGIQDFVATLDPWSEMAVYGLGGLPVLFYALLCETFLDGQTVGKMLMKIKVIKIDGYQAAFGDYLVRWLFRIGEVTPPMSIIGLIAMIINKDDRRLGDIAAGTAVISLKSDVTINHTILREIDSNYIPVYPMVIKLTDNDMRIIKETYDSSYRQADFEMMEKLKNKIETVTGIKSVSQSATTFVDTVLKDYNYYTQNM